A genome region from Alkalibaculum bacchi includes the following:
- a CDS encoding MATE family efflux transporter has translation MKEVNLLTEGSIQKTLLKLALPIMGSSFIQMTYSLADMIFIGKLGSKAVAAVGTAGFFPWLAMAFIMIPKIGAEVGVAQSIGGKNIKSALEFIRSCLQLVIFLALIYSTVLIVFKDSLIDFFHLGDPSVIQMAKDYLLIVSYGMIFTFLNPVLTGVLNGHGNSRTPFYINVIGVITNIILDPLLILGIGPFPVLGVEGAAIATVFAQMIVTFFLFKAVKAQLSYTSKVGFFQVPNWNILKKVFTLGLPVALQNGLFTFISMIIARLIAQWGPVPVAVQQIGSQIESISWNTANGFSTALAAFVGQNYGAKKWDRINKGYHIAVRIMTTIGLITTVLLIFGARPIFSIFLSEKEAIYYGVKYLKILGISQLFMCLEITTAGAFNGLGKTVPPSVVSIVFTSLRIPAAVLLSSNAVLGVTGVWWSVSLSSVIKGIVLVAWYIIYLNKVKEKNHLAVKEEIYEH, from the coding sequence TTGAAAGAAGTAAATTTATTAACAGAAGGTAGCATACAAAAGACACTATTAAAATTGGCACTACCCATTATGGGGTCCTCTTTTATTCAAATGACCTATAGTTTAGCTGATATGATTTTTATTGGCAAGCTAGGCAGCAAAGCTGTAGCAGCAGTTGGTACTGCTGGTTTTTTTCCATGGTTGGCTATGGCTTTTATTATGATACCAAAAATTGGTGCAGAAGTAGGCGTGGCTCAGTCTATAGGAGGAAAGAATATAAAATCTGCTCTAGAGTTTATTAGAAGCTGTTTGCAGCTAGTTATTTTTCTGGCTCTTATTTATAGTACAGTTCTCATAGTATTCAAAGATTCACTAATTGATTTCTTCCATTTAGGAGATCCTTCTGTTATTCAAATGGCTAAGGATTACTTGCTCATTGTCTCATATGGGATGATTTTTACATTTTTAAATCCTGTGCTGACCGGAGTTTTAAATGGGCATGGAAACAGTCGAACGCCTTTCTATATTAATGTCATAGGCGTTATTACAAATATTATTCTAGATCCCCTTTTGATTTTAGGAATAGGACCATTTCCTGTTTTAGGAGTAGAAGGTGCAGCAATTGCCACGGTTTTTGCACAAATGATTGTGACTTTTTTCTTGTTTAAGGCAGTTAAAGCTCAATTATCCTATACCTCTAAAGTGGGTTTTTTTCAAGTACCTAATTGGAATATACTAAAAAAAGTATTTACATTGGGTCTACCAGTTGCGTTGCAAAATGGACTTTTTACTTTTATATCTATGATCATTGCAAGACTTATAGCTCAGTGGGGTCCTGTACCTGTAGCAGTACAACAAATAGGATCTCAAATAGAATCCATATCTTGGAATACAGCGAATGGTTTTTCTACAGCTTTAGCGGCCTTTGTAGGTCAAAACTATGGAGCGAAAAAGTGGGATCGAATCAATAAAGGCTATCATATCGCCGTGAGGATTATGACGACTATAGGACTTATTACTACGGTTTTACTGATTTTTGGTGCGAGGCCAATATTTAGCATATTTTTGTCTGAAAAAGAAGCCATCTATTATGGAGTCAAGTATTTGAAAATACTTGGAATTTCTCAATTGTTTATGTGCTTAGAAATTACAACAGCTGGTGCATTTAATGGATTAGGAAAAACAGTACCTCCTTCTGTTGTGAGCATTGTTTTTACAAGTCTTAGAATTCCAGCAGCAGTCCTTCTTTCATCTAATGCGGTACTAGGTGTTACTGGTGTGTGGTGGAGTGTAAGTTTAAGCAGTGTGATTAAGGGAATTGTTTTGGTTGCGTGGTATATTATTTACTTAAACAAGGTTAAGGAAAAGAACCATTTGGCTGTAAAAGAAGAAATCTATGAACACTAA
- a CDS encoding DUF2284 domain-containing protein: MITQEEIEKKITEYPIFEYAFFDTNELSFYPNVRTICEVQCPQYGKSWSCPPAVGTLEECRERCLAYKDAFIFSTVSEVKDILNMEESLSTRGEHIDIVNQIRKDVFPKDENILILTAESCSICEKCTYPDSPCKHKDRMYPCIESQTIIVTEICENYNMSFLNGHNIITWFCLILYNKK, from the coding sequence ATGATTACTCAGGAAGAAATTGAAAAGAAAATTACGGAATATCCTATATTTGAGTACGCATTTTTTGATACAAATGAATTAAGTTTTTACCCTAATGTAAGAACCATATGTGAAGTTCAATGTCCTCAATATGGAAAGTCCTGGTCCTGCCCACCAGCAGTGGGTACATTAGAAGAATGTAGAGAAAGGTGCTTAGCATATAAGGACGCTTTTATCTTTAGCACCGTTTCAGAAGTAAAAGATATACTCAATATGGAAGAAAGCCTTTCAACAAGAGGCGAACACATTGATATTGTAAACCAAATAAGAAAAGATGTCTTTCCTAAGGATGAGAACATATTAATTTTGACAGCAGAATCCTGTAGCATATGTGAAAAATGTACATATCCTGATAGCCCTTGTAAACACAAAGATAGGATGTATCCTTGTATTGAAAGTCAGACCATAATCGTAACGGAAATATGCGAAAATTACAATATGTCCTTTTTAAACGGTCATAATATCATCACCTGGTTTTGCTTGATTTTATACAACAAAAAGTAG
- the cobT gene encoding nicotinate-nucleotide--dimethylbenzimidazole phosphoribosyltransferase, whose product MNTINEKFHNLKDVKSASEAELESALQELTSNITGLDEKSIAGMQARLDAKIKPLRSLGVLEDIAQQIAGVQGTAQPKITGKAVLLMAGDHGVVAEGVSAAPQEVTAELFYAYMNKNGGVNIIARSGGGDVIATDIGIAGPLNPPELMASRVKNGTDNMAKGPAMSRKEALQALFTGAKVARDAINSGINLLATGEVGIGNTTPSSALISVFTGCSIEEVTGRGTGIKDDALIHKQEVIKKAIQINNIDIKDPVGTLAKIGGLEIAALVGAILEAAYKKVPIILDGIISTAAALTAAQIAPVATKYMISSHSSEEKGCRIGLQQLGLEPRIAFNMRLGEGTGAALMFPTIDTALRVADEMATYEAAGVTTGDY is encoded by the coding sequence ATGAATACAATCAACGAAAAATTTCATAATTTGAAAGATGTGAAAAGTGCAAGTGAAGCAGAACTTGAAAGTGCATTACAAGAGCTTACAAGTAATATTACAGGGTTAGACGAAAAATCTATTGCAGGTATGCAAGCTCGTTTAGATGCTAAGATTAAACCTCTTCGAAGCTTAGGGGTATTAGAAGATATTGCTCAACAAATTGCAGGAGTTCAAGGCACTGCTCAACCTAAGATCACAGGAAAAGCTGTACTTTTAATGGCAGGTGATCATGGCGTTGTAGCTGAAGGAGTAAGCGCTGCACCTCAAGAGGTTACGGCTGAATTGTTTTATGCTTATATGAATAAAAACGGGGGAGTCAATATTATCGCTCGAAGTGGAGGAGGAGACGTTATCGCAACAGATATCGGAATCGCTGGTCCACTAAATCCACCAGAACTCATGGCTAGTCGAGTAAAAAATGGCACGGATAATATGGCTAAAGGACCTGCAATGAGTAGAAAAGAAGCTCTTCAAGCTCTTTTTACAGGTGCAAAAGTTGCTAGAGATGCTATAAATTCTGGCATAAATCTTTTGGCTACAGGGGAAGTTGGAATAGGGAATACAACACCAAGTTCAGCTCTTATTTCCGTATTTACAGGCTGCTCTATTGAAGAAGTAACTGGGCGAGGAACAGGAATAAAAGATGATGCTTTAATACATAAACAAGAAGTAATTAAGAAGGCAATTCAAATCAATAATATCGATATAAAAGACCCTGTTGGCACTCTTGCAAAGATTGGGGGACTTGAAATTGCTGCATTAGTTGGAGCAATATTAGAAGCAGCTTATAAAAAAGTACCAATTATTCTAGACGGTATTATTTCAACAGCTGCAGCATTAACAGCAGCTCAGATTGCACCAGTGGCAACAAAGTACATGATTTCATCCCATAGCTCAGAAGAAAAAGGTTGTCGTATCGGACTACAGCAATTAGGACTAGAACCAAGAATTGCATTTAATATGAGGCTTGGAGAAGGAACAGGAGCGGCTCTTATGTTCCCAACAATAGATACAGCACTAAGAGTGGCCGATGAAATGGCTACTTATGAAGCGGCTGGAGTAACTACAGGAGATTATTAA
- a CDS encoding winged helix-turn-helix domain-containing protein, with protein MIILTAKDSDLDYATGINLGSDDYFTKPFSAISLVMRVKAILRRVKLDKQLQESDEKQENSLTFGQISINRKAMKITVNGALIDFSPTEYNLLLYLIENADRAVSREELLNEIWGYEKDIETRACDDTVRRIRKKLVHTNTKVETIWGFGFTMKVVDP; from the coding sequence ATGATTATCCTTACAGCAAAAGACAGCGATTTAGATTATGCAACAGGGATCAATCTAGGTAGCGATGATTATTTTACGAAGCCCTTTAGTGCCATCTCCTTAGTAATGAGGGTAAAGGCCATACTGCGAAGAGTTAAACTAGACAAACAGTTACAAGAAAGCGATGAAAAACAGGAAAATTCTCTTACCTTCGGTCAAATCTCCATTAACCGAAAGGCCATGAAAATCACCGTTAATGGTGCTCTTATAGACTTTTCACCTACAGAATACAATCTTCTACTCTATTTGATTGAAAATGCAGATCGAGCAGTATCAAGAGAAGAACTGCTCAATGAAATATGGGGTTACGAAAAAGACATTGAAACTCGTGCTTGTGACGATACCGTGCGCAGAATCCGAAAAAAGCTCGTCCATACCAATACAAAAGTAGAAACCATATGGGGCTTTGGCTTTACTATGAAGGTGGTTGACCCTTGA